The following coding sequences are from one Leptospira stimsonii window:
- a CDS encoding DnaJ domain-containing protein, which yields MLERALEFLGLDPGFTEEELKSRFYLLSKKYHPDTGEFSSDSLFKELIEYRDVLYSYLEKETFQKENIISRASHSHLQKTDYDLYKLARENYDSAIHEYYKTTDGNPIYLKGEENPALRKLRNSLLSAKNGFEKLIQSFPESIWIADAKDTLQKIEIWFKEP from the coding sequence CTGTTAGAACGAGCCCTGGAGTTTTTGGGTTTGGACCCGGGGTTTACGGAAGAAGAACTCAAAAGTCGTTTTTATCTCCTCTCGAAAAAATACCATCCCGATACGGGCGAATTTTCAAGCGATTCTCTATTCAAGGAGTTGATCGAATATAGGGACGTTCTCTATTCTTATCTCGAAAAAGAAACATTCCAAAAGGAGAATATAATTTCCCGAGCTTCTCATTCGCATCTTCAAAAAACGGATTATGACCTTTACAAACTCGCACGGGAAAATTACGATTCCGCAATTCACGAGTATTATAAGACGACCGACGGCAATCCCATCTACTTAAAGGGTGAGGAGAATCCGGCGCTACGGAAATTAAGGAATTCCTTGTTAAGCGCAAAGAACGGGTTTGAAAAATTGATTCAGTCGTTTCCGGAAAGTATCTGGATTGCGGACGCAAAAGATACTTTGCAAAAGATAGAGATTTGGTTTAAGGAACCTTGA
- the fliS gene encoding flagellar export chaperone FliS has translation MSLARKSTATVEQYKSNEISTVSQGKLIVMLYDGAIRFLNIALENNTPRKYDVVNNHILKAGEIVTELMLALNLEQGGEVANNLLGIYVYIKKRLLEANMKKDSEIIQEIIKYMEDLKSAWEEIEKKEKSNVVSAPFQGSRGSGLSIQG, from the coding sequence ATGTCACTTGCCAGAAAATCCACAGCGACCGTTGAACAATATAAATCCAACGAAATCTCGACTGTCAGCCAGGGAAAACTCATCGTCATGCTTTATGACGGGGCGATCCGTTTTCTCAATATCGCTCTGGAGAACAACACTCCTAGAAAATACGATGTGGTTAACAATCATATCCTCAAAGCGGGGGAAATCGTAACCGAACTCATGCTTGCTCTCAATTTGGAACAAGGCGGGGAAGTGGCGAACAACCTTTTAGGAATCTACGTTTACATCAAAAAACGTCTGCTCGAAGCGAACATGAAAAAAGATTCCGAGATCATTCAAGAAATTATCAAGTATATGGAAGATCTAAAATCGGCTTGGGAAGAAATCGAGAAAAAAGAAAAGTCCAACGTAGTTTCCGCACCTTTCCAGGGAAGCCGCGGAAGCGGATTGTCCATCCAGGGATAG
- the purN gene encoding phosphoribosylglycinamide formyltransferase — MASLFTKPKKKIVFLASGRGSNLKAVLENLKKGKIAGTGISLLTDNPACKALEVSKEFGLPSQVLDFKSFTDKSAYHKALLDRLLELQPDLIVTAGYMKILKPEIIRAFTNRIINIHPSLLPAFPGLSAQKQAFEYGVKIAGCTAHFVDEGVDSGPVILQGVVKIKEGMSERDLTLEILKEEHKILPLAVQYFCEGRLQIQNRKVSIQ; from the coding sequence TTGGCAAGTCTGTTTACAAAACCCAAAAAAAAGATCGTATTTTTAGCGTCCGGAAGAGGCTCCAATTTGAAGGCCGTTCTCGAGAATTTGAAGAAAGGAAAGATCGCGGGAACGGGAATATCCCTTCTCACGGACAATCCTGCATGTAAGGCCTTGGAAGTTTCAAAAGAATTCGGTCTTCCCTCTCAAGTTCTGGATTTTAAATCCTTTACAGACAAATCGGCCTATCACAAAGCCCTTCTCGATCGACTCTTGGAACTCCAACCCGATCTCATCGTCACTGCCGGATATATGAAGATTCTTAAACCCGAAATCATCCGTGCCTTTACGAATCGGATCATCAATATTCATCCTTCTCTTTTACCCGCGTTTCCCGGACTGAGCGCCCAAAAACAAGCCTTTGAATACGGAGTCAAAATCGCCGGATGTACGGCTCATTTTGTGGACGAGGGAGTCGATTCCGGTCCCGTGATTTTGCAGGGAGTGGTGAAAATCAAGGAAGGAATGTCGGAAAGAGATTTGACTCTAGAGATTCTTAAAGAGGAACATAAAATCCTGCCACTCGCGGTTCAGTATTTTTGCGAGGGTCGACTTCAGATCCAAAATAGAAAGGTCAGCATTCAATAA
- the purH gene encoding bifunctional phosphoribosylaminoimidazolecarboxamide formyltransferase/IMP cyclohydrolase, producing the protein MIQIKRALISVSDKSGLVEFAQFLNQNGVEIISTGGTLKLLKEKGINAIAIDDYTGFPEILDGRVKTLHPKVHGGLLGVISNPAHKQKMDELKIPKIDLVVVNLYPFLKTVSKPGVLLEETIENIDIGGPSMIRSGAKNYKHTLVLTDPNDYAEAQSLISSGGISEEVSAKFMRKAFSHTAMYDTAISSWFNKQAGDTFPDVLNLSFLKKQKLRYGENPHQAAAFYEPLFTKSDFSPLQGKELSFNNMLDFDAAFHISSLLPENTVCIIKHLNPCGIAYADDPLEAYQLARRTDPISAFGGVIGIKGLVNGELATVITENFVEGVIAQKFTPEALEIFSKKPNIRLIEIEDFKEALDELDLRPIHHGLLIQDRDYTTITEKDLKIVSKKQPTPEDIRGLMFAWSCVRFIKSNAIVYTEENATLGIGAGQMSRVDSVQLGANKALNVGLSVVGSYVASDAFFPFRDGIDALAKAGAKAIIQPGGSVRDPEVIQAADEHGLIMVFTGMRHFRH; encoded by the coding sequence ATGATACAAATCAAAAGAGCCCTGATTTCGGTCAGCGATAAATCCGGTTTAGTCGAGTTCGCACAATTCTTAAATCAAAACGGAGTGGAAATTATTTCCACAGGCGGAACGCTCAAACTTCTCAAAGAAAAAGGAATCAACGCGATTGCCATCGACGACTATACGGGTTTTCCGGAGATCTTAGACGGGAGAGTCAAAACCTTACATCCGAAAGTTCACGGAGGACTTTTAGGAGTGATCTCGAATCCGGCACACAAACAAAAGATGGACGAGTTGAAAATTCCGAAGATCGATCTTGTCGTCGTGAATTTATATCCCTTCTTAAAAACCGTTTCCAAGCCGGGTGTTCTTTTGGAAGAAACGATCGAAAATATCGATATCGGCGGGCCCTCGATGATTCGTAGCGGCGCGAAGAATTACAAACATACGTTGGTTCTCACGGATCCGAACGACTATGCGGAAGCCCAGTCCTTGATTTCTTCCGGAGGAATTTCCGAAGAAGTGTCTGCGAAGTTTATGAGAAAGGCGTTCTCTCATACCGCGATGTATGACACCGCGATCTCTTCCTGGTTTAACAAACAAGCCGGAGACACTTTCCCGGACGTTCTCAATCTTTCTTTCTTAAAAAAACAAAAACTCAGATACGGAGAAAATCCGCACCAAGCCGCAGCCTTTTACGAACCTCTGTTTACAAAGAGCGATTTCTCCCCTTTACAAGGAAAGGAGTTGTCGTTTAACAATATGTTGGACTTCGACGCGGCGTTTCACATTTCAAGTCTTCTTCCGGAAAACACCGTTTGTATCATCAAACACCTCAACCCTTGTGGGATCGCGTATGCGGACGATCCTTTGGAAGCCTATCAACTCGCGAGAAGAACGGATCCGATCTCTGCGTTCGGCGGCGTGATCGGAATCAAGGGACTCGTAAACGGGGAACTCGCGACCGTAATCACTGAAAACTTTGTGGAAGGCGTGATTGCTCAGAAGTTTACTCCGGAAGCTCTTGAGATTTTTTCCAAGAAGCCGAACATTCGTCTCATCGAGATCGAAGACTTCAAAGAAGCATTGGACGAATTGGATCTCAGACCGATTCATCACGGACTTCTGATTCAAGATAGGGATTATACAACGATCACCGAAAAAGATTTAAAAATCGTAAGTAAAAAACAACCGACTCCGGAAGACATACGAGGTTTGATGTTTGCCTGGTCCTGCGTTCGATTTATCAAATCCAATGCGATCGTTTATACGGAAGAAAATGCGACCCTTGGAATCGGAGCGGGTCAGATGTCGAGAGTCGACTCGGTCCAGTTAGGCGCCAACAAAGCGTTAAACGTTGGACTTTCCGTCGTGGGTTCTTATGTTGCCAGCGACGCATTCTTTCCGTTTCGAGATGGAATCGATGCACTCGCAAAAGCGGGAGCCAAGGCGATCATTCAACCCGGAGGCTCCGTGCGAGATCCGGAAGTGATCCAGGCCGCGGACGAACACGGATTGATTATGGTTTTTACAGGTATGAGGCACTTCAGACACTGA
- the fsa gene encoding fructose-6-phosphate aldolase produces the protein MELYLDTANIDEIKEIASYGLVDGVTTNPSIIAKSGRNFKEVIKEICAIVPGPVSAEVLSTKFDGMLKEALELVEIAENVVVKVPLIPEGLKTVVELTKRNIPTNVTLCFSAPQALLAAKAGATFISPFIGRVDDTSWDGMELITEIREIYDNYGYDTRILAASIRGPMHLKESALRGADCATMPHSAFLQLFKHPLTDIGLEKFLEDAKKLKW, from the coding sequence GTGGAATTATACCTGGATACAGCCAACATTGACGAAATCAAAGAGATCGCGTCCTACGGTCTTGTGGACGGAGTCACGACCAATCCTTCCATCATCGCCAAGTCCGGAAGAAATTTTAAAGAAGTCATCAAAGAAATTTGTGCGATCGTTCCAGGCCCTGTAAGCGCGGAAGTACTTTCCACAAAGTTCGACGGAATGTTGAAGGAAGCGCTCGAACTCGTAGAAATCGCAGAAAACGTAGTGGTAAAAGTTCCTTTGATTCCGGAAGGACTCAAAACCGTAGTGGAACTTACCAAAAGAAACATTCCTACCAATGTAACCCTTTGTTTCTCAGCCCCACAGGCGTTGTTGGCCGCGAAAGCCGGCGCCACTTTTATTTCTCCTTTTATCGGAAGGGTCGACGATACGAGCTGGGACGGAATGGAACTCATTACCGAAATCAGAGAGATCTATGACAATTACGGATATGACACAAGAATTCTTGCCGCTTCGATCCGTGGGCCAATGCACTTAAAAGAATCCGCACTCCGAGGGGCCGATTGTGCGACGATGCCTCACTCCGCATTCTTGCAACTTTTCAAACATCCTCTCACCGATATCGGTTTGGAAAAATTCTTAGAAGACGCAAAAAAACTAAAGTGGTAA
- a CDS encoding DUF1574 domain-containing protein, with translation MKRMYIYYPVIFLVFVFCLDKIFTIEYFQKNFIQAGNTVYYTQRKALFEKMRQDKDLKDHSLALAFGDSRAYPYSVIGMDKKFQKDWLLYNFSGPQAVPAYGYYWFEKILKEGIKPKLVFYVVSPEGFDDTKGMYYDPFLKFGADDEFILKYLDQISMEDRKKLFLDRLFAVRRINPDLKLFYRRMQEGKLSEYNPALNTDYIVLNLYRGEQFAYTTFLNDPDRLEKDAARIRNLYLSTFTQGQTQFYFVEEFLKLAKENDVKVYLIWPKVYETYRKRYYELGMEKNWWPKIQSLTKEYGAVSVDLNTQTSCDLFYDASHQSIMCFLESMKLMMDDYYGFKKIP, from the coding sequence ATGAAACGAATGTATATCTATTATCCGGTGATCTTTTTAGTTTTCGTATTTTGTTTAGATAAAATTTTTACGATCGAATACTTTCAGAAGAATTTTATTCAAGCGGGCAATACGGTCTATTATACACAACGGAAAGCCTTATTTGAAAAAATGAGGCAAGACAAGGATCTAAAGGATCATTCTCTCGCACTGGCTTTTGGAGATTCCAGGGCCTATCCGTACTCGGTCATCGGGATGGATAAGAAATTTCAAAAAGATTGGCTTCTTTATAATTTTTCCGGCCCGCAGGCGGTTCCGGCATACGGCTATTATTGGTTTGAAAAAATTCTGAAGGAAGGCATCAAACCAAAGTTGGTTTTTTATGTCGTAAGTCCGGAAGGATTTGATGATACAAAAGGAATGTATTACGATCCGTTTTTAAAATTCGGAGCCGATGACGAATTCATTCTGAAGTATTTGGATCAGATCTCAATGGAAGATCGAAAGAAGTTGTTTTTAGATCGTCTTTTTGCGGTTCGACGAATCAATCCCGATCTAAAGTTATTCTATCGAAGAATGCAGGAAGGGAAACTTTCCGAATACAATCCGGCACTAAATACGGATTACATTGTTCTTAATTTATATCGCGGAGAGCAGTTCGCTTATACGACCTTCCTCAACGATCCGGATCGTTTGGAAAAGGACGCGGCTCGAATTCGGAATTTGTATCTTTCGACTTTCACACAAGGACAAACTCAATTCTACTTTGTGGAGGAGTTTCTCAAATTGGCAAAGGAGAATGACGTAAAGGTGTATCTGATTTGGCCGAAAGTATACGAAACGTATCGCAAAAGATATTACGAACTCGGTATGGAAAAAAACTGGTGGCCCAAAATCCAAAGCCTTACCAAAGAATACGGCGCCGTTTCCGTGGATCTAAATACGCAGACTTCTTGCGATTTATTTTATGACGCGTCCCATCAGTCGATCATGTGTTTCTTGGAATCGATGAAACTGATGATGGATGACTATTACGGATTCAAAAAAATACCATAA
- a CDS encoding MBOAT family O-acyltransferase, translating to MNFLSIEFLLFFLVFYLVYWNIPEKGRKYLLVVGSAFFYSVFSLNFLLHLVLVVFVNWLLFHFAKEKSWYVKAAVTLNLLNLGLFKYFYLLMEFVGFVLSIPALQEKTLLDEKLSSVFGLTGFEVVLPATISYYTFQLISLAVDSRRDGSQKNVTLSGMFSYIFFFPVMIAGPILRYDQVCDQFVAPSMNPSKLTEGLWLFLRGIVKKGLLSAAVVPLITPAFLSPKDYSGLALLLTCFLFAMNLYFDFSGLTDMARGLGKLMGFDLPENFKAPFFFQSFGDLWRRWHLTFSYWIRDYIYIPLGGSRKGEFRTSVNFIITFMLGGLWHGASLNFLFWGLLTGIYLSLERLFEVQKWRILPEIPYVKPTLRYLFVLLVYSISWTFFFTPDFNSAISSIGRILTFQKGQGLSGLESGIYMLIFVFLFHASEEWPEKFSVPEKWRVRLLPILGLVILFIMVGMNAGNADFFYSKF from the coding sequence ATGAATTTTTTAAGTATAGAATTTCTTTTATTTTTTTTAGTCTTCTACTTGGTCTATTGGAACATTCCGGAAAAGGGAAGAAAGTATCTTCTCGTCGTCGGATCCGCATTCTTTTATTCCGTCTTCAGTCTTAATTTTCTTCTGCATCTCGTTCTGGTCGTTTTCGTCAACTGGCTCTTGTTTCATTTTGCGAAAGAAAAGTCCTGGTATGTAAAAGCGGCTGTAACCCTCAACTTACTCAACTTGGGTTTATTCAAATATTTTTATTTACTCATGGAGTTCGTCGGCTTTGTTCTTTCGATACCGGCTCTTCAGGAAAAAACGCTCCTGGATGAAAAATTGTCATCCGTTTTCGGTTTGACCGGCTTTGAAGTCGTTCTTCCCGCAACGATCAGTTATTACACCTTCCAATTGATTTCATTAGCGGTGGATTCAAGGCGAGATGGTTCTCAAAAGAACGTTACTCTTTCCGGAATGTTTTCCTATATCTTCTTCTTTCCCGTGATGATAGCGGGGCCGATTCTCCGATACGATCAGGTCTGCGACCAATTTGTAGCCCCTTCTATGAACCCGTCCAAACTTACGGAAGGACTCTGGTTGTTTTTGAGAGGAATCGTAAAAAAAGGACTTTTGTCCGCGGCGGTCGTACCTTTGATCACACCCGCCTTTCTTTCTCCGAAGGATTATTCGGGTCTTGCGCTTTTGCTGACTTGTTTTCTTTTTGCGATGAATCTCTACTTCGACTTTTCGGGATTAACGGATATGGCGAGGGGACTAGGAAAACTGATGGGCTTCGATCTCCCGGAAAACTTCAAGGCTCCTTTTTTCTTTCAGAGTTTTGGTGACCTTTGGAGAAGATGGCATCTAACGTTCTCTTATTGGATCCGGGATTATATCTATATTCCTCTCGGGGGTTCTCGAAAGGGAGAATTTAGAACCTCCGTAAATTTTATCATCACCTTTATGTTAGGCGGACTTTGGCACGGGGCAAGTCTGAATTTCTTATTTTGGGGACTTCTCACGGGAATTTATCTTTCTCTGGAGAGACTTTTCGAAGTTCAGAAATGGAGAATTCTTCCGGAGATTCCTTACGTAAAACCGACGCTTCGTTATCTTTTTGTGTTACTCGTTTACTCGATCTCGTGGACTTTCTTTTTTACGCCTGATTTTAATTCCGCGATCTCTTCGATCGGAAGAATTTTGACATTTCAAAAAGGTCAGGGATTGAGCGGATTGGAAAGCGGAATTTATATGTTGATTTTTGTTTTTCTTTTCCATGCATCCGAAGAATGGCCGGAGAAATTTTCCGTTCCGGAAAAATGGCGTGTACGATTGTTGCCGATCTTGGGACTCGTAATCCTATTCATCATGGTCGGAATGAACGCGGGCAACGCAGACTTTTTTTACTCTAAGTTTTGA
- a CDS encoding pseudouridine synthase, translated as MKSQDDLSPKEGIRINRYLADCGLGSRRKAEEWILKGEIEINGKKVTDLAERVLPETDVVSFRGKVLRSDREPKQLLLLNKPAGYLCSHQDRFHEKTVFSLLPEKFKNYKIAGRLDLNSRGLLLLTNDGELAQKISHPSNGSEKEYLVWLKFDPGEKEIQTAFQKGILDAGEILRAKMVKLVPGKDCVYRVILGEGKKRQIRRMFHSLGTHVLDLQRIRVGSIQLEKLNLPEGKYLLKDAVGVWE; from the coding sequence ATGAAGTCTCAGGACGATTTATCCCCGAAGGAAGGAATCCGTATCAATCGTTATCTCGCCGATTGTGGCCTCGGGTCCCGGAGGAAAGCAGAAGAATGGATCCTCAAAGGAGAAATCGAGATCAACGGAAAAAAAGTGACCGATCTCGCAGAAAGAGTTTTGCCTGAGACAGATGTAGTTTCTTTTCGTGGAAAGGTATTGCGTTCCGATCGGGAACCGAAGCAACTTTTGCTCCTGAATAAACCGGCTGGGTATCTTTGCTCTCATCAGGACCGATTTCACGAAAAAACCGTCTTTTCCCTACTTCCGGAAAAATTTAAGAATTATAAGATCGCAGGCAGACTGGACTTGAATTCTCGCGGACTTCTTCTTCTGACAAATGACGGTGAGCTTGCCCAAAAGATTTCCCATCCTTCCAACGGTTCGGAGAAAGAATATCTGGTTTGGCTGAAATTCGATCCGGGAGAAAAGGAGATTCAGACCGCTTTCCAGAAAGGGATTTTAGATGCAGGAGAAATTCTACGTGCGAAGATGGTTAAACTTGTTCCCGGGAAAGACTGCGTCTATCGTGTGATTCTCGGAGAGGGAAAGAAAAGACAAATCAGAAGAATGTTCCATTCTTTGGGAACGCACGTGTTGGATCTTCAGAGGATTCGAGTTGGATCGATTCAATTAGAAAAACTAAATCTTCCGGAAGGTAAATATCTTCTGAAAGACGCCGTTGGGGTTTGGGAATGA
- the lipA gene encoding lipoyl synthase has product MNPLKKKPRTHSIQEAPEKPEWLKVKLTFPDPQNNAVEIVRESLEDKKLNTVCESASCPNLNHCWSRKTATYMLGGDICTRRCSYCDVASGKPKPLDKGEPQRVAESAIALGLKHVVITAVNRDDLEDGGAAHFAETLVRIREGLPECKIEFLVPDLKAKLESLEIIFQSNPDVFNHNVETVQRLFPEVAPQKKYDRSLEVLRIAGERGFLTKSGLILGMGETVEEVKECMRDLVQVGVSLLTLGQYLQPTPTHLPVKEYVSPDVFKELRIYGKSIGFKGVFSGPLVRSSYHADEQVSWTL; this is encoded by the coding sequence ATGAATCCCCTGAAAAAAAAGCCCCGCACTCATTCGATTCAAGAAGCGCCGGAAAAACCGGAATGGCTCAAAGTAAAACTTACCTTTCCCGATCCACAAAACAATGCGGTCGAGATCGTGAGAGAATCCCTCGAAGATAAAAAACTCAACACGGTCTGTGAAAGCGCCTCTTGTCCCAATCTCAATCACTGTTGGTCCCGAAAAACAGCGACGTATATGCTGGGAGGAGACATTTGTACGAGACGTTGTTCCTATTGTGACGTGGCCTCTGGAAAACCGAAACCTCTCGACAAAGGAGAACCGCAAAGAGTCGCAGAATCGGCGATCGCACTCGGACTCAAGCACGTTGTGATCACAGCGGTCAATCGGGACGACTTAGAGGACGGAGGAGCCGCGCATTTTGCGGAAACCTTGGTAAGAATCCGGGAGGGTCTTCCCGAATGTAAGATCGAATTTTTAGTTCCCGATCTCAAAGCAAAGTTAGAATCGTTAGAAATCATCTTTCAATCCAATCCCGATGTCTTCAATCACAACGTCGAAACCGTCCAAAGACTTTTTCCTGAAGTGGCTCCTCAAAAAAAATACGATCGCTCCTTGGAAGTGTTAAGGATCGCCGGAGAACGCGGCTTCCTCACGAAGAGCGGATTGATTTTGGGAATGGGAGAAACCGTGGAAGAAGTCAAAGAATGTATGCGAGATCTCGTGCAGGTAGGAGTTTCCTTGCTCACATTAGGACAATATCTTCAACCCACCCCAACCCATCTTCCCGTAAAAGAATACGTATCTCCGGATGTATTTAAGGAATTGAGAATTTACGGAAAATCTATCGGATTCAAAGGTGTGTTCTCCGGTCCGTTGGTAAGAAGTTCTTACCACGCAGACGAGCAAGTCTCATGGACTCTGTAG
- a CDS encoding lipoprotein LipL45, which produces MKKLLIVSSIALTAGILVFSACKKPTENSQAATTGKENSPSAVVVFSVGEAKILHTDLTEEKATLGASLKTGDKVTTKEKSKVDIQFADGSAIRISENSVIDFDALSINSKGNSDTRLALVSGKVFAKVNKASKEDQFSVVTPTAIAGVRGTSFIVERSKSDKATVKVLDGSVAVAPRVAALEGLSDEEISKSEDLKKIQQSVASSEIVLEKNQASVMKADDKSLEIKDTSKIAANVEKNISGVVKKLDNSGISKKEEEELRTIVTVDKETSDKMVRINEESSGKVDEQKAAALESERKKLESEVAARQEDEAKKFKQVLISAPKELKSSKDIVNYYERIEKIIMTDGSSLIGAIVDQQGSTMIVHTEQGIKKINQADVQEVIYDFQTKAKF; this is translated from the coding sequence ATGAAGAAGCTATTAATCGTTTCCTCCATCGCTTTGACCGCCGGAATTCTGGTGTTCAGCGCATGTAAGAAACCTACCGAAAATTCCCAGGCAGCCACTACTGGTAAAGAAAACAGTCCCTCGGCTGTAGTTGTTTTCAGCGTCGGAGAAGCTAAAATTCTTCACACTGACTTAACGGAAGAAAAAGCGACTTTGGGTGCGAGTTTAAAGACTGGCGACAAAGTAACTACAAAAGAAAAATCGAAAGTTGATATTCAATTTGCAGACGGATCCGCGATTCGTATCTCTGAGAATTCCGTAATCGATTTCGACGCGCTTTCGATCAATTCGAAAGGAAACTCCGATACAAGACTCGCTCTTGTTTCCGGAAAAGTTTTTGCAAAAGTGAACAAAGCTTCCAAAGAAGATCAGTTTTCCGTGGTTACTCCGACCGCGATCGCTGGTGTGCGCGGAACTTCCTTCATCGTAGAGAGATCTAAATCCGACAAAGCGACTGTTAAAGTGTTAGACGGTTCTGTTGCAGTGGCACCTCGTGTTGCGGCTCTGGAAGGATTGAGCGACGAAGAAATTTCTAAGAGCGAAGATTTGAAAAAGATTCAACAATCCGTTGCGTCTTCCGAAATCGTTCTTGAGAAAAATCAAGCTTCCGTAATGAAAGCGGACGACAAATCTCTGGAAATCAAAGATACTTCTAAAATCGCGGCGAACGTTGAGAAAAATATCTCAGGCGTCGTAAAGAAATTGGACAATTCTGGAATCTCCAAAAAAGAAGAAGAAGAATTGAGAACGATCGTAACCGTAGACAAAGAAACTTCGGATAAGATGGTTCGCATCAATGAAGAATCTTCCGGAAAAGTGGACGAACAAAAAGCGGCCGCTCTCGAGTCTGAAAGAAAGAAACTTGAAAGTGAAGTAGCGGCTCGTCAAGAAGATGAAGCAAAGAAATTCAAACAAGTTTTGATTTCCGCTCCAAAAGAACTGAAGTCCAGCAAGGATATCGTAAACTACTACGAAAGAATCGAAAAGATCATCATGACTGACGGATCTTCTTTAATCGGTGCAATCGTTGATCAACAAGGATCCACTATGATCGTTCATACCGAACAAGGTATTAAGAAGATCAACCAAGCGGATGTACAAGAAGTGATCTACGACTTCCAAACGAAAGCTAAATTCTGA
- a CDS encoding PQQ-dependent sugar dehydrogenase yields the protein MFLKCLSTVFPFGIVFFLSFLSFSIFAKDRISVPKKNSKESKLPSVPWYSSVAGGFQEPTDIQFFPGDSNRMIVLEKRGKLIEFDLVKKQRTIRADFTGQVEILSEEGLLGLAFSPDFATDSRFFVHVVVKENGKDHSKILEFEWKPDSIQRIEDAKRTLLKVEQPYSNHNGGQIAFGPDKKLYIGFGDGGGANDPYKNGQKPGTFLGKLLRIAPNPKPVGAPYKVPEDNPFLNRPGFLPEIWAYGLRNPWRFSFDSLSGELYLADVGQNSFEEIDLIQKGGNYGWNIKEGFHCFKSNPGCSLPGISDPIHEYPRDDGHSITGGYVYRGKDLPKLVGSYVYGDFVTGRIWVLRQKSGKKIANDLLFQVPFQISTFGQDGNGEIYFADFGSGNILRFVKKN from the coding sequence ATGTTTTTGAAATGTCTTTCTACCGTCTTTCCGTTCGGCATCGTATTCTTTTTGTCTTTTTTAAGTTTCTCCATTTTCGCAAAAGACCGAATCTCCGTTCCGAAAAAAAATTCGAAAGAATCCAAACTTCCCTCCGTTCCCTGGTATTCTTCCGTCGCCGGAGGATTTCAAGAACCAACGGACATCCAATTCTTTCCCGGCGATTCAAACCGAATGATCGTCTTGGAAAAACGAGGAAAGTTGATCGAATTCGATCTCGTCAAAAAACAAAGAACCATTCGCGCCGACTTCACAGGTCAGGTGGAAATCCTTTCGGAAGAGGGACTTCTCGGACTTGCATTTTCTCCGGACTTTGCAACGGATTCTCGATTTTTTGTTCACGTCGTCGTAAAGGAAAACGGGAAAGATCATTCTAAAATTTTAGAATTTGAATGGAAACCAGATTCCATCCAAAGGATCGAAGATGCAAAAAGAACCCTCCTGAAGGTGGAACAACCGTATTCCAATCACAACGGCGGTCAGATCGCTTTCGGACCCGATAAAAAACTCTATATCGGTTTTGGAGACGGTGGAGGTGCAAATGATCCTTATAAGAACGGACAAAAACCGGGAACTTTCTTGGGAAAACTTCTCCGTATTGCCCCGAATCCTAAACCTGTAGGAGCTCCTTACAAGGTTCCGGAAGACAATCCGTTTCTCAATCGCCCCGGATTCTTACCCGAAATCTGGGCCTATGGTCTTCGAAATCCCTGGAGATTCTCCTTTGATTCCCTTTCCGGCGAACTGTATTTAGCCGATGTCGGGCAAAATTCCTTCGAAGAGATCGACTTGATTCAAAAAGGCGGGAACTATGGCTGGAATATCAAAGAAGGATTTCATTGTTTTAAGTCCAATCCTGGGTGTTCGTTACCCGGAATCTCGGACCCAATCCATGAATATCCCCGTGACGACGGACATTCCATCACTGGAGGCTATGTTTACCGAGGCAAAGACCTACCGAAACTAGTGGGTTCTTACGTTTACGGAGACTTTGTTACGGGTAGAATCTGGGTTTTGAGGCAGAAAAGTGGAAAAAAAATCGCCAATGACCTTCTCTTTCAGGTTCCGTTCCAAATCAGCACCTTTGGCCAAGACGGAAATGGCGAAATTTATTTTGCCGATTTTGGGTCAGGAAATATCTTGCGTTTCGTAAAAAAAAATTGA